In one window of Streptomyces sp. FXJ1.172 DNA:
- a CDS encoding methylated-DNA--[protein]-cysteine S-methyltransferase — MDSQGQDEQRVVWALVDSGIGPLMLAATHDGLVNVVFHATDAVRDRALERLASRLGGTPVEDPDSPLLAEAIRQLRAYFAGERHDFDLPLDWSLISGFNRQVLRELASGVPYGTVVGYGDLAGRVGQPGGAQAVGAAMGANPLPVVVPCHRVVESDGGIGGFGGGLETKRQLLALEGVLPEPLF; from the coding sequence ATGGACAGCCAAGGGCAGGATGAGCAGCGGGTCGTGTGGGCCCTCGTCGACAGCGGCATCGGCCCGCTGATGCTGGCCGCGACCCACGACGGCCTGGTCAACGTCGTCTTCCATGCCACGGACGCGGTGCGCGACCGCGCCCTGGAGCGGCTGGCGTCCCGGCTCGGCGGCACACCCGTCGAGGATCCGGACTCGCCGCTGCTGGCCGAGGCGATACGGCAGCTGCGCGCGTACTTCGCGGGCGAGCGGCACGACTTCGACCTGCCGCTGGACTGGTCGCTGATCTCCGGGTTCAACCGCCAGGTGCTGCGCGAGCTGGCCTCCGGGGTGCCGTACGGCACAGTGGTGGGGTACGGCGATCTCGCGGGGCGGGTCGGACAGCCCGGCGGGGCGCAGGCGGTCGGCGCGGCGATGGGCGCCAATCCGCTGCCGGTGGTCGTGCCCTGTCACCGCGTGGTGGAGAGCGACGGCGGTATCGGCGGCTTCGGGGGCGGACTGGAGACCAAGCGGCAGTTGCTCGCGCTGGAGGGCGTACTGCCCGAGCCGTTGTTCTGA
- a CDS encoding MHYT domain-containing protein: MQGTVDGFSYGAVTPLVAYLMACLGGALGLRCTTRALLVTHSRRPAWLALGAAAIGSGIWTMHFVAMMGFAIKETPIHYDKPITYASLGLAVVMVGIGIFIVGYRGATGTALFTGGTITGLGVASMHYLGMAGVRFHGRFTYSTLTVAASVVIAVVAATAALWAAGRVQGFLWSVGASLVMGLAVSGMHYVGMAALGVHLDGHSHAAGGAPEPSVLAPMLIGPLAFLLLAAVVVVFDPMMIMGRPVRMPVEHKPGVPAAAVPSHLDRRPEHHGSRTR; encoded by the coding sequence ATGCAAGGCACGGTCGACGGATTCAGCTACGGGGCCGTCACCCCATTGGTGGCCTATCTGATGGCCTGCCTGGGCGGTGCTCTCGGCCTGCGCTGCACCACGCGGGCGCTGCTGGTCACACACTCCCGGCGGCCCGCCTGGCTGGCCCTCGGCGCCGCCGCGATCGGCTCCGGCATCTGGACCATGCACTTCGTCGCCATGATGGGCTTCGCCATCAAGGAGACGCCGATCCACTACGACAAGCCGATCACCTACGCGAGCCTCGGCCTCGCCGTCGTGATGGTCGGCATCGGCATCTTCATCGTCGGCTACCGCGGTGCCACCGGCACCGCGCTCTTCACCGGCGGCACGATCACCGGGCTGGGTGTCGCCTCGATGCACTACCTCGGCATGGCCGGCGTCCGCTTCCACGGGCGATTCACCTACAGCACGCTCACCGTGGCCGCCTCCGTCGTCATAGCGGTCGTCGCCGCCACCGCTGCCCTGTGGGCCGCCGGACGCGTCCAGGGCTTCCTGTGGAGCGTGGGTGCGAGCCTCGTCATGGGGCTCGCGGTCAGCGGTATGCATTACGTGGGCATGGCGGCCCTGGGCGTCCACCTCGACGGCCACTCCCACGCCGCCGGCGGCGCTCCGGAGCCGTCCGTGCTCGCGCCCATGCTGATCGGCCCGCTCGCCTTCCTGCTCCTCGCGGCCGTCGTCGTGGTCTTCGACCCGATGATGATCATGGGTCGGCCCGTCCGCATGCCCGTCGAACACAAACCGGGTGTCCCGGCCGCCGCGGTCCCCTCCCACCTGGACCGCCGTCCCGAGCACCACGGCTCCCGGACCCGGTAA
- a CDS encoding glycerophosphodiester phosphodiesterase: MHARVVATTAVAVLGIAAVLLSPTSDARAGGADEPTVIGHRGAAAYAPENTLPSIDKAAQLGITWVENDVQRTKDGELVVIHDDSLKRTTNVAQVFPDRAPWKVKDFTAAEIARLDAGSWYSPAYAGTRVPTLAQYMRRIEHNHEKLLLEIKNPELYPGIEQQTLKLLGNEGWLDPGHLERLIVQSFSADSIRTVHELKPAVTTALLGSPKVAQLPRYARYTDLINPSYGSLSLGYVAAVHTVDGPHGRRLGVFAWTVNDAATARALADRGVDGIISNKPDMVRAALRSD, encoded by the coding sequence ATGCACGCGCGCGTAGTGGCCACCACGGCCGTAGCAGTCCTGGGTATCGCGGCGGTCCTGCTGAGTCCCACCTCCGACGCCCGGGCCGGCGGGGCCGACGAGCCGACGGTGATCGGTCACCGGGGTGCCGCCGCCTACGCCCCCGAGAACACGCTGCCCTCGATCGACAAGGCCGCGCAGCTGGGCATCACCTGGGTCGAGAACGACGTCCAGCGCACCAAGGACGGCGAGCTGGTCGTCATCCACGACGACAGCCTGAAGCGCACCACGAACGTCGCGCAGGTCTTCCCCGACCGGGCTCCTTGGAAGGTGAAGGACTTCACGGCGGCCGAGATCGCCCGGCTGGACGCGGGCAGCTGGTACTCCCCCGCTTACGCGGGCACGCGCGTGCCGACGCTCGCGCAGTACATGCGCCGGATCGAGCACAACCACGAGAAACTGCTCCTGGAGATCAAGAACCCCGAGCTGTACCCGGGCATCGAGCAGCAGACCCTGAAGCTCCTCGGCAACGAGGGCTGGCTGGATCCCGGCCATCTGGAGCGGCTGATCGTGCAGAGCTTCAGCGCCGACAGCATCCGGACCGTCCACGAACTGAAGCCCGCTGTCACAACGGCTCTGCTGGGCTCGCCGAAGGTGGCCCAGCTGCCCAGGTACGCGCGCTACACCGATCTCATCAATCCCTCGTACGGGTCGCTCTCCCTGGGCTACGTCGCGGCCGTACACACCGTCGACGGGCCGCACGGCAGGCGGCTCGGGGTGTTCGCCTGGACGGTGAACGACGCGGCCACCGCCCGCGCGCTCGCGGACCGCGGCGTCGACGGGATCATCAGCAACAAGCCCGACATGGTGCGGGCGGCACTGCGCTCGGACTGA
- a CDS encoding TerC/Alx family metal homeostasis membrane protein, translating to MDVSVTLWVLTIVGLSALIAVDFFIGRKPHEVSIREAGIWTVVWIVLAGLFGLGLLVFGGGQPAGEFFAGYITEKSLSVDNLFVFVLIMARFAVPSQYQQRVLLIGVLMALVLRAIFIAAGAAILASFSWVFYLFGAFLIWTAWKLIREARADEEDEEFEENKLLKAAERRFGVADRYHGTKLWIQENGKRVMTPMLVVMLAIGTTDVLFALDSIPAIFGLTQDTYIVFTANAFALMGLRQLYFLIGGLLKKLVHLSYGLSIILGFIGVKLVLHALHESGVHVPEISIPVSLGVICAVLAVTTVTSLMASKKQAAGIGGEGTAKDSVDA from the coding sequence ATGGACGTTTCCGTGACCCTGTGGGTCCTGACCATCGTTGGCCTGTCCGCCCTCATCGCCGTCGACTTCTTCATCGGCCGCAAGCCGCATGAGGTGTCGATCAGGGAAGCCGGTATCTGGACCGTCGTCTGGATCGTTCTGGCCGGGCTCTTCGGCCTCGGCCTCCTCGTCTTCGGCGGCGGGCAGCCGGCCGGTGAGTTCTTCGCCGGATACATCACCGAGAAGTCGCTGAGCGTCGACAACCTCTTCGTCTTCGTCCTGATCATGGCGAGGTTCGCGGTGCCCAGCCAGTACCAGCAGCGCGTCCTGCTCATCGGCGTGCTCATGGCCCTGGTGCTCCGGGCGATCTTCATCGCTGCGGGAGCTGCCATCCTCGCCAGCTTCTCCTGGGTGTTCTACCTCTTCGGCGCCTTCCTGATCTGGACCGCCTGGAAGCTCATTCGGGAGGCCCGCGCGGACGAGGAGGACGAGGAGTTCGAGGAGAACAAGCTGCTGAAGGCCGCTGAACGCAGGTTCGGCGTGGCCGACCGCTATCACGGCACCAAGCTGTGGATCCAGGAGAACGGCAAGCGGGTCATGACCCCGATGCTCGTCGTGATGCTCGCCATCGGCACCACGGACGTCCTGTTCGCCCTGGACTCCATCCCTGCGATCTTCGGTCTCACCCAGGACACGTACATCGTCTTCACCGCCAACGCCTTCGCTCTGATGGGTCTGCGCCAGCTTTACTTCCTCATCGGCGGCCTGCTGAAGAAGCTGGTCCACCTCTCGTACGGCCTGTCGATCATCCTCGGTTTCATCGGCGTCAAGCTGGTGCTGCACGCCCTGCACGAATCCGGGGTCCACGTGCCCGAGATCAGCATCCCGGTCTCGCTCGGTGTGATCTGCGCCGTCCTGGCCGTCACCACCGTCACCAGCCTGATGGCGAGCAAGAAGCAGGCGGCGGGCATCGGCGGCGAAGGCACCGCGAAGGACAGCGTCGACGCCTGA
- a CDS encoding TerD family protein produces the protein MTAELVRGQNHPLSQVRLTIRISAGVPVLAGATLGDENGTVPGSQWVAHPGAAALPGVEVSRRAAAEHRLAVDLDALPQAVHRVDVFLALPTGSAGPPRFGAVAAPHTTVEGPDGAELACYTLTGLDAETAVIALELYCRQGAWKVRAMGQGYAAGLPALLADQGLRDAGGLAAAIQHTTASAPAPSSLRPSPDGPASQDTPGHGTAEPTRSYAPEHREHPEPAPSYDVQDLYDAQAPGAASAGAPVDYTHPRRAHTAPQPPSPVPPAVDDSPAQPVAGDAVGWSMEERLFNQVWGMFEDLARTTAAYRSAVEFADSRLEKELDQLLADPRDRLGAEGGAAREAAHARRTQLVDQARAAFDRDLAQLAAESDVVEPALPPAYARWDNPVWHGYRVPAEPPMALRLGDLHLPESAPLRIPMLVRLPLEQGLWFDSGPAASADGFPDSAELRHLAMEAAVALAARLLAVHPPGDLALQVMDPAGAGATALGVLTRTGALAAPPATGAAGVAEVLERLTRRVDLVQMALRGGTPDALPADVDTARQLLIINDFPHGFDERAVTRLRYLADEGPAVGVHLLLVADREDAAAYGPLLDPLWRSLVRLTPVPDDHLADPWVGHAWTYEPSLVPPGSHIVEHVLTEATKARTKHR, from the coding sequence ATGACGGCCGAGCTGGTGCGGGGGCAGAACCACCCGCTGTCCCAGGTCCGGCTGACGATCCGGATCTCGGCCGGGGTGCCGGTCCTGGCCGGAGCCACACTCGGCGACGAGAACGGCACGGTGCCCGGTTCCCAGTGGGTGGCCCATCCCGGCGCTGCCGCCCTGCCCGGCGTCGAGGTGTCCCGGCGGGCCGCCGCCGAACACCGGCTGGCCGTCGACCTGGACGCCCTGCCGCAGGCCGTGCACCGCGTCGATGTGTTCCTCGCGTTGCCCACCGGGTCCGCAGGCCCGCCTCGGTTCGGTGCCGTCGCCGCCCCGCACACCACGGTCGAGGGCCCCGACGGCGCCGAACTCGCCTGCTACACCCTGACCGGCCTGGACGCCGAGACGGCCGTGATCGCCCTGGAGCTGTACTGCAGACAGGGCGCCTGGAAGGTCCGCGCGATGGGCCAGGGCTACGCGGCCGGTCTTCCGGCTCTCCTGGCCGACCAGGGGCTGCGCGACGCGGGCGGGCTGGCGGCCGCCATCCAGCACACGACGGCCTCCGCACCGGCGCCTTCGTCCCTGCGGCCGTCGCCCGACGGCCCCGCGTCCCAGGACACCCCGGGCCACGGCACGGCTGAACCGACGCGCTCGTACGCCCCGGAGCACAGGGAGCATCCGGAACCGGCGCCCTCGTACGACGTGCAGGACCTGTACGACGCCCAGGCGCCCGGCGCCGCTTCCGCCGGCGCCCCGGTGGACTACACGCACCCCCGGCGCGCGCATACCGCCCCGCAACCGCCGTCCCCGGTTCCTCCGGCCGTCGACGACAGCCCCGCGCAGCCGGTCGCGGGCGACGCCGTGGGCTGGTCGATGGAGGAACGGCTGTTCAACCAGGTCTGGGGCATGTTCGAGGACCTGGCCCGCACCACGGCCGCGTACCGCAGCGCCGTCGAATTCGCCGACTCCCGCCTGGAGAAGGAGCTGGACCAACTCCTCGCCGACCCCCGTGACCGGCTCGGCGCGGAGGGCGGCGCCGCCCGCGAGGCGGCCCACGCCCGCCGGACGCAACTGGTCGACCAGGCGCGCGCGGCTTTCGACCGCGACCTCGCCCAGCTCGCCGCCGAGTCCGACGTGGTGGAGCCCGCGCTCCCACCCGCGTACGCCCGCTGGGACAACCCCGTTTGGCACGGCTACCGGGTGCCAGCCGAGCCGCCGATGGCCCTGCGGCTCGGTGATCTCCATCTGCCCGAGAGCGCGCCGCTGCGCATCCCCATGCTGGTCAGACTGCCGCTGGAACAGGGGCTGTGGTTCGACAGCGGCCCGGCGGCGTCAGCCGACGGCTTCCCGGACTCCGCCGAGCTGCGGCACCTGGCCATGGAGGCGGCGGTCGCACTCGCGGCGCGGCTGCTCGCCGTGCATCCACCGGGTGACCTCGCCCTGCAGGTCATGGATCCGGCCGGAGCCGGCGCCACCGCGCTCGGTGTGCTGACCCGCACCGGGGCGCTCGCCGCGCCGCCCGCGACGGGAGCGGCGGGCGTGGCGGAGGTACTGGAGAGGCTCACGCGGCGGGTCGACCTGGTGCAGATGGCGCTGCGCGGCGGCACCCCCGACGCGCTCCCGGCCGATGTCGACACCGCGCGACAGCTGTTGATCATCAACGACTTCCCGCACGGTTTCGACGAGCGCGCGGTGACGCGGCTGCGCTATCTCGCCGACGAGGGGCCCGCCGTGGGCGTGCACCTTCTGCTGGTGGCGGACCGGGAGGACGCCGCCGCCTACGGCCCCTTGCTCGATCCGCTGTGGCGTTCGCTGGTGCGACTCACGCCCGTCCCCGACGACCATCTCGCCGACCCCTGGGTCGGACACGCCTGGACCTACGAACCCTCGCTGGTACCGCCCGGCAGCCACATCGTGGAGCACGTCCTCACCGAGGCGACCAAGGCCAGGACCAAGCATAGGTAA
- the uvrB gene encoding excinuclease ABC subunit UvrB has product MRPVSHIERTVAPFEVVSPYQPSGDQPAAITELAKRIEAGEKDVVLLGATGTGKSATTAWMIEKLQRPTLVMAPNKTLAAQLANEFRELLPNNAVEYFVSYYDYYQPEAYVPQSDTYIEKDSSINEEVERLRHSATNSLLTRRDVVVVASVSCIYGLGTPQEYVDRMVSLKVGDEIDRDELLRRFVDIQYTRNDMAFSRGTFRVRGDTIEIFPVYEELAVRIEMFGDEIEALSTLHPLTGEIISDDQQLYVFPASHYVAGPERLERAVNDIEKELGERLAELEKQGKLLEAQRLRMRTTYDIEMLRQIGSCSGVENYSMHFDGRSPGSPPNTLLDYFPDDFLLVIDESHVTVPQIGAMYEGDASRKRTLVDHGFRLPSALDNRPLRWEEFQERIGQTVYLSATPGPYELSRSDGAVEQIIRPTGLVDPEVVVKPTEGQIDDLVHEIRKRTEKDERVLVTTLTKKMAEDLTDYFLELGIQVRYLHSDVDTLRRVELLRELRSGEFDVLVGINLLREGLDLPEVSLVAILDADKEGFLRSGTSLIQTIGRAARNVSGQVHMYADKITPAMEKAIEETNRRREKQVAYNKANGIDPQPLRKKINDIVAQIAREEVDTEQLLGTGYRASKDGKGAKAPVPSLGDKAAKGAKAKKAAKSAKGQAVPTDRPAAELAEQIEEMTERMRAAAAELQFEIAARLRDEVSEMKKELRQMREAGLA; this is encoded by the coding sequence ATGCGGCCCGTTTCCCACATCGAACGCACGGTGGCGCCCTTCGAGGTCGTCAGCCCCTACCAGCCCAGCGGCGACCAGCCGGCGGCCATCACCGAGCTGGCCAAGCGCATCGAGGCCGGTGAGAAGGACGTCGTCCTGCTGGGCGCGACCGGCACCGGCAAGTCCGCCACCACGGCGTGGATGATCGAGAAGCTCCAGCGCCCCACGCTCGTCATGGCGCCGAACAAGACGCTGGCCGCCCAGCTGGCCAACGAGTTCCGCGAACTGCTGCCGAACAACGCGGTCGAGTACTTCGTCTCGTACTACGACTACTACCAGCCAGAGGCCTACGTCCCGCAGTCGGACACCTACATCGAGAAGGACTCCTCGATCAACGAGGAGGTCGAGCGCCTGCGCCACTCGGCGACGAACTCACTGCTCACCCGCCGTGACGTCGTCGTGGTCGCCTCGGTGTCCTGCATCTACGGCCTCGGTACTCCGCAGGAGTACGTGGACCGGATGGTTTCCCTGAAGGTCGGCGACGAGATCGACCGGGACGAGCTGCTGCGCCGCTTCGTCGACATCCAGTACACACGCAACGACATGGCCTTCTCCCGCGGCACCTTCCGCGTGCGCGGCGACACCATCGAGATCTTCCCGGTCTACGAGGAGCTGGCCGTCCGCATCGAGATGTTCGGTGACGAGATCGAGGCGCTGTCCACGCTGCACCCGCTCACCGGCGAGATCATCAGCGACGACCAGCAGCTGTATGTCTTCCCCGCCTCCCACTACGTCGCCGGCCCCGAGCGCTTGGAGCGGGCCGTCAACGACATCGAGAAGGAGCTGGGCGAGCGCCTGGCCGAGCTGGAGAAGCAGGGCAAGCTCCTGGAGGCCCAGCGCCTGCGGATGCGCACCACGTACGACATCGAGATGCTCCGCCAGATCGGCAGCTGCTCCGGCGTGGAGAACTACTCGATGCACTTCGACGGCCGCTCGCCCGGCTCCCCGCCCAACACCCTGTTGGACTACTTCCCGGACGACTTCCTGCTCGTCATCGACGAGTCGCACGTCACCGTCCCGCAGATCGGCGCCATGTACGAGGGCGACGCCTCCCGCAAGCGCACCCTGGTGGACCACGGCTTCCGCCTCCCGTCCGCCCTGGACAACCGTCCCCTGAGGTGGGAGGAGTTCCAGGAGCGCATCGGCCAGACCGTCTACCTGTCGGCCACCCCGGGCCCGTACGAGCTGTCCCGCTCCGACGGCGCCGTCGAGCAGATCATCCGCCCCACCGGCCTCGTCGACCCGGAGGTCGTCGTCAAGCCCACCGAGGGCCAGATCGACGACCTGGTGCACGAGATCCGCAAGCGCACCGAGAAGGACGAGCGCGTCCTCGTCACCACGCTCACCAAGAAGATGGCCGAGGACCTCACCGACTACTTCCTGGAACTGGGCATCCAGGTGCGCTATCTGCACAGCGATGTCGACACCCTGCGCCGCGTCGAGCTGCTGCGCGAGCTGCGCAGCGGCGAGTTCGACGTCCTGGTCGGCATCAACCTGCTCCGCGAAGGCCTCGACCTGCCCGAGGTGTCCCTGGTGGCGATCCTGGACGCCGACAAGGAGGGCTTCCTGCGCTCCGGCACCTCGCTGATCCAGACCATCGGCCGCGCGGCGCGCAACGTCTCCGGCCAGGTCCACATGTACGCCGACAAGATCACCCCGGCGATGGAGAAGGCCATCGAGGAGACCAACCGCCGTCGGGAGAAGCAGGTCGCGTACAACAAGGCGAACGGCATCGACCCGCAGCCGCTGCGCAAGAAGATCAACGACATCGTCGCGCAGATCGCCCGCGAGGAGGTCGACACCGAACAGCTCCTCGGTACCGGCTACCGCGCGTCCAAGGACGGCAAGGGCGCCAAGGCCCCCGTCCCGTCGCTCGGCGACAAGGCGGCCAAGGGCGCGAAGGCCAAGAAGGCAGCAAAGTCCGCCAAGGGCCAGGCGGTGCCCACGGACCGCCCGGCGGCCGAACTCGCCGAGCAGATCGAGGAGATGACCGAGCGGATGCGTGCCGCTGCCGCGGAGCTTCAGTTCGAGATCGCGGCCCGGCTGCGCGACGAGGTCTCGGAGATGAAGAAGGAGCTGCGCCAGATGCGCGAGGCGGGCCTCGCCTGA
- a CDS encoding calcium:proton antiporter: MITRLRSLAWQWTALVPVLAIVLLIFTWGRGLPGAVVALVTLVLAGSVLAAVHHAEVVAHRVGEPFGSLVLAIAVTVIEVALIVTLMADGGAKSSTLARDTVFAAVMITCNGIVGLCLLVASLRHGTAIFNPEGTGAALATVATLATLSLVLPTFTTSKPGPEFSPVQLTFAALSSLILYGLFVATQTVRHRDYFLPITRQGEVITTDGHAEPPSVRTAGISLGLLGLALIGVVGLAKGVSPAIESGVEAAGLHHAVVGVIIALLVLLPETIAALRSARRDRVQTSLNLALGSAMASIGLTIPAVALASVWLSGPLVLGLGATHMLLLALTVVVSSLTVVPGRATALQGGVHLVLFAAYLELAVNP, from the coding sequence ATGATCACTAGGCTTCGGTCGCTCGCCTGGCAATGGACGGCACTCGTGCCGGTGCTCGCGATCGTCCTCCTGATCTTCACCTGGGGCCGTGGCCTGCCGGGTGCGGTCGTCGCCCTGGTCACCCTCGTGCTCGCCGGTTCCGTCCTCGCGGCGGTCCACCACGCCGAGGTCGTCGCCCACCGCGTCGGCGAGCCCTTCGGCTCCCTCGTGCTGGCCATCGCCGTCACGGTCATCGAGGTGGCCCTGATCGTCACCCTCATGGCCGACGGTGGCGCCAAGAGTTCCACCCTGGCACGCGACACCGTCTTCGCCGCCGTGATGATCACCTGCAACGGCATCGTCGGGCTCTGCCTGCTCGTCGCCTCCCTGCGGCACGGCACCGCGATCTTCAACCCCGAGGGCACCGGCGCCGCCCTGGCGACCGTGGCGACGCTGGCCACGCTCAGCCTGGTGCTGCCGACCTTCACCACCAGCAAGCCCGGACCCGAGTTCTCCCCGGTGCAGCTGACATTCGCCGCGCTGTCCTCACTGATCCTGTACGGCCTGTTCGTGGCCACGCAGACCGTGCGGCACCGCGACTACTTCCTGCCGATCACCCGGCAGGGCGAGGTCATCACCACCGACGGCCACGCCGAGCCCCCGTCCGTGCGCACCGCCGGGATCAGCCTCGGCCTGCTGGGGCTGGCCCTGATCGGCGTGGTCGGCCTGGCCAAGGGTGTGTCGCCCGCCATCGAGTCCGGTGTGGAGGCTGCCGGCCTGCATCACGCGGTCGTCGGTGTGATCATCGCCTTGCTGGTGCTGCTCCCCGAGACGATCGCCGCGCTGCGCTCCGCCCGCCGTGACCGGGTCCAGACCAGCCTCAACCTCGCGCTCGGCTCGGCCATGGCCAGCATCGGCCTGACCATTCCCGCCGTCGCCCTCGCCTCGGTCTGGCTGTCCGGCCCACTCGTCCTCGGCCTCGGCGCGACCCACATGCTGCTGCTCGCGCTGACCGTGGTGGTCAGCTCCCTGACGGTGGTGCCGGGCCGGGCCACAGCGCTGCAGGGCGGTGTCCATCTGGTGCTCTTCGCGGCCTACCTGGAGCTGGCGGTCAACCCGTAG
- a CDS encoding TerD family protein: protein MSVNLSKGQAISLEKKDGATLTAVRMGLGWQAAKRRGLFGSRTREIDLDASAVLFAEKQPVDVVFFRHLVSDDGSVRHTGDNLVGGAGQGGDDEAILVDLQRVPVHIDQIVFTVNSFTGQTFQEVQNAFCRLVDETNGQELARYTLDGGGDYTAQIMAKVHRAGSGWTMTALGSPANGRTFQDLMPAILPHL from the coding sequence GTGTCCGTCAACTTGAGCAAGGGTCAGGCCATCAGCCTGGAGAAGAAGGACGGGGCCACCCTGACCGCGGTCCGCATGGGGCTCGGCTGGCAGGCGGCGAAGCGGCGCGGCCTGTTCGGCTCCCGCACCCGCGAGATCGACCTGGACGCCTCGGCGGTCCTCTTCGCCGAGAAGCAGCCGGTCGACGTCGTCTTCTTCCGCCACCTGGTGAGCGACGACGGATCCGTCCGCCACACCGGTGACAACCTCGTCGGCGGCGCCGGACAGGGCGGGGACGACGAGGCGATCCTGGTGGACCTCCAGCGCGTTCCGGTCCACATCGACCAGATCGTCTTCACCGTGAACTCCTTCACGGGGCAGACCTTCCAGGAAGTGCAGAACGCGTTCTGCCGCCTCGTGGACGAGACCAACGGCCAGGAACTCGCCCGCTACACGCTGGACGGCGGCGGCGACTACACCGCCCAGATCATGGCCAAGGTGCACCGCGCGGGCTCGGGCTGGACGATGACCGCCCTGGGCTCCCCGGCCAACGGCCGCACTTTCCAGGACCTGATGCCGGCGATCCTGCCGCACCTGTAG
- a CDS encoding pseudouridine-5'-phosphate glycosidase, which yields MVLVVSEEVREAIDARRPVVALESTIIAHGLPRPRNLQVALELEDAVRREGAVPATIAVLDGRPRAGLDKEQLERIANEDGIRKLGHRDLPLAVAAGVSGATTVSATAQLAALAGIRVFATGGLGGVHREWTVTQDESADLGLLARTRITVVCAGVKSILDVPATLQRLETLGVAVAGYGTDRFPGFYLSDSGHPVDWTLHSPEQVAQVMRAQDRLGGPESTLIVANPVPQAEQLDPELHARVLADALRACAEQGVTGQAVTPFLLGYLVRHTDGASLSANLAAVRGNVRLAARIATAWTRG from the coding sequence GTGGTGCTCGTGGTGTCGGAAGAGGTCCGGGAAGCGATCGACGCACGGCGGCCGGTGGTGGCGCTGGAGTCCACGATCATCGCGCACGGCCTGCCCCGCCCGCGCAATCTGCAGGTGGCGCTGGAGCTGGAGGACGCGGTGCGGCGGGAGGGCGCGGTCCCGGCGACCATCGCCGTCCTGGACGGCCGCCCCCGGGCCGGGCTGGACAAGGAACAGCTGGAGCGGATCGCGAACGAGGACGGCATCCGCAAGCTGGGCCACCGCGATCTGCCGCTCGCCGTGGCCGCGGGGGTGAGCGGGGCGACCACGGTGTCGGCGACGGCACAGCTGGCCGCGCTCGCGGGCATCCGGGTGTTCGCCACGGGCGGGCTGGGCGGTGTGCACCGGGAGTGGACGGTGACGCAGGACGAGTCGGCCGACCTGGGCCTGCTGGCGCGCACCCGGATCACGGTGGTCTGCGCGGGCGTGAAGTCGATCCTGGACGTGCCGGCGACGCTGCAGCGGCTGGAGACACTGGGCGTGGCCGTAGCCGGGTACGGCACGGACCGGTTCCCCGGCTTCTATCTGTCCGACTCGGGGCATCCCGTCGACTGGACGCTGCACAGTCCGGAACAGGTTGCCCAGGTCATGAGGGCGCAGGACCGGCTCGGCGGCCCGGAGTCGACGCTGATCGTCGCCAACCCCGTCCCGCAGGCGGAACAGCTCGATCCCGAGCTGCACGCACGCGTGCTCGCCGACGCGCTGCGCGCCTGCGCGGAGCAGGGCGTCACCGGGCAGGCGGTGACGCCGTTCCTGCTGGGCTACCTGGTCCGGCACACGGACGGCGCCTCCCTGAGCGCCAATCTGGCGGCCGTGCGTGGCAACGTACGGCTGGCGGCCCGGATCGCCACGGCGTGGACCAGGGGGTGA
- a CDS encoding VOC family protein produces the protein MTKKSMRLDHVVLWVSDPVAAARFYTEAVGLEPVRVAEFVEEKVAFPSVRVNEETILDLAPHTLAERMRMLPGAADSAGHPVNHVCLSLPADAFDALRARLEHHGVPLSDIGHDSFGARGNAPRTFYFRDPDGNVFEARHYDE, from the coding sequence ATGACGAAGAAAAGCATGCGTCTCGACCACGTCGTCCTGTGGGTGTCCGATCCGGTGGCCGCGGCCCGCTTCTACACGGAGGCCGTCGGTCTGGAGCCCGTGAGGGTCGCCGAGTTCGTCGAGGAGAAAGTGGCGTTCCCTTCCGTGCGCGTCAACGAGGAGACCATCCTGGACCTCGCTCCGCACACCCTCGCGGAACGCATGAGGATGCTGCCGGGCGCGGCCGACAGCGCCGGCCACCCGGTCAACCACGTCTGCCTCTCCCTGCCCGCCGACGCCTTCGACGCCCTGCGCGCCCGGCTGGAGCACCACGGCGTGCCCTTGTCCGACATCGGCCACGACTCCTTCGGCGCCCGTGGCAACGCCCCGCGCACGTTCTACTTCCGGGACCCCGACGGCAATGTCTTCGAGGCCCGGCACTACGACGAGTAG